Proteins from a genomic interval of Streptomyces fodineus:
- a CDS encoding proline--tRNA ligase: protein MANAPVQRMSQLMAKTLRDDPADAEVLSHKLLVRAGYVRRTAAGIWSWLPLGKKVLSNVERIVREEMDAIGAQEVLLPALLPREPYEATGRWDEYGQELFRLKDRKGGDYLLGPTHEEIFTLLVKDQCTSYKDLPVILYQIQTKFRDEARPRAGILRGREFQMKDSYSFDLADEGLAQSYALHRQAYQRIFERLGLDYRICAATAGAMGGSKSEEFLAPAEAGEDTFADCPNCDFAANTEAITYALKTVDGSDVPALEEIPTPDTPTIETLAASLGVPASATLKNLLVKVDGEIVAVGVPGDREVDLDKVEAHFAPAVVEMVTEADFAGRPDLVRGYVGPQGLGEKVKYIADPRVAPGTAWITGANKEHTHARNVVAGRDFEADAYVDVVVVQEGDPCPKCGTGLKLDRAIEIGHIFQLGRKYTDALKLDVLGQNGKPVRVTMGSYGIGVSRAVAAIAEQSADDKGLVWPKEVAPADVHVVAAGKALQTELALDVAEKLAAAGVRVLVDDRAGVSPGVKFTDAELIGVPRILVAGRRSGEGVLELKDRKTGEREELPVEEAIARLTA, encoded by the coding sequence ATGGCCAACGCACCGGTCCAGCGCATGTCCCAGTTGATGGCGAAGACGCTGCGCGACGACCCGGCGGACGCCGAGGTCCTCAGCCACAAGCTCCTCGTCCGCGCCGGCTACGTCCGCCGCACCGCCGCCGGTATCTGGAGCTGGCTGCCCCTCGGCAAGAAGGTCCTCTCCAACGTCGAGCGGATCGTCCGCGAGGAGATGGACGCCATCGGCGCCCAGGAGGTGCTGCTCCCCGCCCTGCTGCCGCGCGAGCCCTACGAGGCGACCGGCCGCTGGGACGAGTACGGCCAGGAGCTGTTCCGGCTCAAGGACCGCAAGGGCGGCGACTACCTCCTCGGCCCCACCCACGAGGAGATCTTCACCCTCCTGGTCAAGGACCAGTGCACGTCCTACAAGGACCTGCCGGTGATCCTGTACCAGATCCAGACCAAGTTCCGCGACGAGGCCCGGCCGCGCGCGGGCATCCTGCGCGGCCGCGAGTTCCAGATGAAGGACTCCTACTCCTTCGACCTGGCCGACGAGGGCCTGGCCCAGTCCTACGCCCTGCACCGCCAGGCCTACCAGCGGATCTTCGAGCGCCTCGGCCTCGACTACCGCATCTGCGCGGCCACCGCCGGCGCCATGGGCGGCTCGAAGTCGGAGGAGTTCCTGGCCCCGGCCGAGGCCGGCGAGGACACCTTCGCGGACTGCCCGAACTGCGACTTCGCCGCCAACACGGAGGCGATCACCTACGCGCTCAAGACGGTCGACGGCTCGGACGTGCCCGCGCTGGAGGAGATCCCCACCCCGGACACCCCGACCATCGAGACCCTGGCCGCCTCCCTCGGCGTCCCCGCCTCCGCCACGCTGAAGAACCTGCTGGTCAAGGTGGACGGCGAGATCGTCGCCGTCGGCGTCCCCGGCGACCGCGAGGTCGACCTGGACAAGGTCGAGGCGCACTTCGCCCCGGCCGTCGTCGAGATGGTCACCGAGGCGGACTTCGCCGGCCGCCCCGACCTGGTCCGCGGCTACGTCGGGCCGCAGGGCCTGGGCGAGAAGGTCAAGTACATCGCCGACCCGCGCGTGGCCCCCGGCACCGCCTGGATCACCGGCGCCAACAAGGAGCACACGCACGCGAGGAACGTCGTCGCCGGCCGTGACTTCGAGGCCGACGCGTACGTGGACGTCGTCGTGGTGCAGGAGGGCGACCCCTGCCCCAAGTGCGGCACCGGCCTGAAGCTGGACCGCGCCATCGAGATCGGCCACATCTTCCAGCTGGGCCGCAAGTACACCGACGCCCTCAAGCTCGACGTCCTCGGCCAGAACGGCAAGCCGGTCCGCGTCACCATGGGCTCCTACGGCATCGGCGTCTCCCGCGCGGTCGCGGCCATCGCCGAGCAGAGCGCCGACGACAAGGGCCTGGTGTGGCCCAAGGAGGTCGCCCCGGCCGACGTGCACGTGGTCGCCGCCGGCAAGGCCCTGCAGACCGAGCTGGCCCTCGACGTCGCCGAGAAGCTGGCCGCGGCGGGCGTCCGCGTCCTGGTCGACGACCGCGCCGGCGTCTCCCCGGGCGTGAAGTTCACCGACGCCGAACTGATCGGCGTACCCCGGATCCTGGTCGCCGGCCGCCGCTCCGGCGAGGGCGTCCTGGAGCTCAAGGACCGCAAGACCGGTGAGCGCGAGGAACTGCCGGTCGAGGAAGCGATCGCCCGCCTGACGGCGTAA
- the nusA gene encoding transcription termination factor NusA: MDIDMSALRGLVREKEISFDLLVEAIESALLIAYHRTEGSRRHARVELNRETGHVTVWAKEDPEDLEEGQEPREFDDTPTGFGRIAATTAKQVILQRLRDAEDDATLGEYAGREGDIVTGVVQQGRDPKNVLVDIGKLEAILPVQEQVPGETYPHGMRLRSYVVRVAKGVRGPSVTLSRTHPNLVKKLFALEVPEIADGSVEIAAIAREAGHRTKIAVRSTRSGLNAKGACIGPMGGRVRNVMGELNGEKIDIVDWSDDPAEMVANALSPARVSKVEVVDLAARSARVTVPDYQLSLAIGKEGQNARLAARLTGWRIDIRPDTEQQAPSDRAAGRSGE; encoded by the coding sequence GTGGACATCGACATGAGTGCCCTGCGGGGCTTGGTTCGGGAGAAGGAGATCTCCTTCGACCTGCTGGTCGAGGCGATCGAGTCGGCCCTCCTCATCGCCTACCACCGCACCGAGGGAAGCCGCCGACACGCGCGCGTGGAGCTCAACCGGGAGACCGGGCATGTGACCGTGTGGGCGAAGGAGGACCCCGAGGACCTCGAGGAGGGCCAGGAGCCCCGCGAGTTCGACGACACCCCCACCGGCTTCGGACGGATCGCCGCCACCACCGCCAAGCAGGTGATCCTGCAGCGGCTGCGCGACGCCGAGGACGACGCCACGCTCGGCGAGTACGCCGGGCGCGAGGGCGACATCGTCACCGGCGTGGTCCAGCAGGGCCGCGACCCGAAGAACGTGCTGGTCGACATCGGCAAGCTGGAGGCCATCCTGCCGGTGCAGGAGCAGGTGCCGGGCGAGACCTACCCGCACGGCATGCGCCTTCGGTCGTACGTCGTCCGGGTGGCCAAGGGCGTCCGCGGACCGTCGGTCACCCTCTCCCGTACGCACCCCAACCTGGTGAAGAAACTCTTCGCCCTGGAGGTGCCGGAGATCGCCGACGGGTCGGTCGAGATCGCGGCGATCGCCCGTGAGGCCGGTCACCGCACCAAGATCGCCGTACGGTCCACCCGCTCGGGCCTGAACGCCAAGGGCGCCTGCATCGGCCCGATGGGCGGCCGGGTGCGCAATGTGATGGGCGAGCTGAACGGCGAGAAGATCGACATCGTCGACTGGTCGGACGACCCGGCCGAGATGGTGGCGAACGCGCTGTCACCCGCTCGGGTGAGCAAGGTGGAGGTCGTGGACCTGGCCGCCCGCTCCGCCCGGGTGACCGTGCCGGACTACCAGCTGTCGCTGGCGATCGGCAAGGAGGGGCAGAACGCCCGCCTCGCCGCCCGGCTCACCGGCTGGCGGATCGACATCCGCCCGGACACCGAGCAGCAGGCGCCGAGTGACCGGGCGGCCGGGCGCTCAGGGGAATAG
- the infB gene encoding translation initiation factor IF-2 — protein MAKVRVYELAKEFGVESKVVMAKLQELGEFVRSASSTIEAPVVRKLTDAFQGGGNGKSAGKPAPRKASPKPAAPSPAQAARPAAPRPAAPKPATAPVAQQPAAPSAPSAPAPAPGPRPVPGPKPAPRPAPAAPEFTAPAAAQAPQAPQAPAPSGPRPGGARPGAPKPGGRPGGPGQGQASRPGQGAPRPGGQAPRPGARPAGPRPGNNPFTSGGSTGMARPQAPRPQGARPGGHGGPGAPGAGPRPQAPGAQGGGPRPQAPGGHGGPRPTPSGMPRPQGGPRPGPAGPRPNPGMMPQRPAAGPRPGPGGGRGPAGAGRPGGGGRPGGGGFAGRPGGGGGGGARPGGGGGFAGRPGGGGGGGGFGGAGGGGGRPGFGGRPGGPGGRGGTQGAFGRPGGPARRGRKSKRQRRQEYEAMQAPSVGGVMLPRGGGETIRLSRGASLTDFAEKINANPASLVAVMMNLGEMVTATQSVSDETLQLLADEMNYQVQIVSPEEEDRELLESFDIEFGEDEGDEEDLVVRPPVVTVMGHVDHGKTRLLDAIRKTNVIAGEAGGITQHIGAYQVATEVNDEERKITFIDTPGHEAFTAMRARGAKSTDIAILVVAANDGVMPQTVEALNHAKAADVPIVVAVNKIDVEGADPTKVRGQLTEYGLVAEEYGGDTMFVDISAKQGLHIDSLLEAVILTADASLDLRANPAQDAQGISIESRLDRGRGAVATVLVQRGTLRVGDTMVVGDAYGRVRAMLDDNGNNVAEAGPSTPVQVLGLTNVPGAGDNFLVVEEDRTARQIAEKRAARERNAAFAKRTRRVSLEDLDKVLKAGEVQQLNLIIKGDASGSVEALESSLLQLDVGEEVDIRVLHRGVGAVTESDIDLAMGSDAIVIGFNVRAAGRAAQMAEREGVDVRYYSVIYQAIEEIEAALKGMLKPEFEEVELGTAEIREVFKSSKLGNIAGVLIRSGEVKRNTKARLVRDGKVIAENLNIEGLRRFKDDVTEIREGYEGGINLGNFNDIKVDDVIATYEMREKPRV, from the coding sequence GTGGCTAAGGTCCGGGTCTACGAACTCGCCAAGGAGTTCGGTGTGGAGAGCAAGGTCGTCATGGCCAAGCTCCAGGAACTCGGTGAATTCGTCCGTTCGGCGTCTTCGACGATCGAAGCGCCGGTTGTACGCAAGCTGACCGACGCCTTCCAGGGCGGTGGCAACGGCAAGTCCGCCGGCAAGCCCGCCCCGCGCAAGGCTTCCCCCAAGCCCGCCGCGCCCTCTCCGGCGCAGGCGGCCCGCCCGGCTGCCCCGAGGCCGGCGGCCCCCAAGCCCGCGACGGCTCCGGTTGCCCAGCAGCCGGCCGCCCCGTCGGCCCCCTCGGCGCCCGCGCCGGCCCCGGGTCCGCGTCCGGTTCCGGGTCCCAAGCCCGCGCCGCGTCCGGCTCCGGCCGCCCCGGAGTTCACCGCTCCGGCGGCCGCCCAGGCCCCGCAGGCTCCGCAGGCCCCGGCCCCGTCGGGTCCGCGTCCCGGCGGCGCCCGTCCCGGCGCGCCGAAGCCCGGTGGCCGTCCCGGCGGTCCCGGTCAGGGCCAGGCGTCCCGTCCGGGCCAGGGTGCTCCGCGCCCCGGTGGCCAGGCCCCGCGTCCGGGTGCCCGTCCGGCCGGTCCGCGTCCGGGCAACAACCCCTTCACCTCCGGTGGCTCCACCGGCATGGCCCGCCCGCAGGCCCCGCGCCCGCAGGGCGCCCGTCCTGGTGGCCACGGCGGTCCCGGTGCCCCCGGCGCCGGTCCCCGTCCGCAGGCGCCCGGCGCCCAGGGCGGCGGTCCGCGTCCGCAGGCTCCCGGCGGGCACGGCGGTCCCCGTCCGACCCCGTCCGGCATGCCCCGCCCGCAGGGCGGTCCGCGTCCCGGCCCGGCCGGTCCGCGTCCGAACCCCGGCATGATGCCGCAGCGTCCCGCTGCCGGCCCGCGTCCCGGCCCCGGCGGCGGTCGCGGCCCGGCCGGTGCCGGTCGTCCCGGCGGCGGCGGTCGTCCCGGTGGCGGCGGCTTCGCCGGCCGTCCCGGCGGTGGCGGTGGCGGCGGCGCTCGCCCGGGTGGCGGCGGCGGCTTCGCCGGTCGTCCCGGTGGGGGCGGCGGCGGTGGCGGCTTCGGCGGCGCCGGTGGCGGCGGTGGCCGTCCCGGTTTCGGTGGCCGTCCCGGCGGTCCCGGTGGCCGTGGTGGCACGCAGGGCGCCTTCGGCCGTCCCGGTGGTCCGGCGCGTCGTGGCCGCAAGTCGAAGCGGCAGCGTCGCCAGGAGTACGAGGCCATGCAGGCCCCGAGCGTCGGCGGCGTGATGCTGCCGCGCGGCGGCGGCGAGACCATCCGTCTCTCCCGTGGCGCGTCGCTCACCGACTTCGCGGAGAAGATCAACGCCAACCCGGCATCCCTCGTCGCGGTCATGATGAACCTCGGCGAGATGGTCACGGCCACGCAGTCCGTCTCCGACGAGACGCTGCAGCTCCTCGCCGACGAGATGAACTACCAGGTTCAGATCGTCAGCCCCGAGGAGGAGGACCGCGAGCTGCTCGAGTCCTTCGACATCGAGTTCGGCGAGGACGAGGGCGACGAGGAGGACCTGGTGGTCCGTCCGCCGGTCGTCACCGTCATGGGTCACGTCGACCACGGCAAGACCCGCCTGCTCGACGCCATCCGCAAGACGAACGTCATCGCGGGCGAGGCCGGCGGCATCACCCAGCACATCGGTGCCTACCAGGTCGCGACCGAGGTCAACGACGAAGAGCGCAAGATCACCTTCATCGACACCCCGGGTCACGAGGCGTTCACCGCCATGCGTGCCCGTGGTGCGAAGTCGACCGACATCGCGATCCTGGTCGTCGCGGCCAACGACGGCGTCATGCCGCAGACGGTCGAGGCGCTCAACCACGCCAAGGCGGCCGACGTGCCGATCGTCGTCGCGGTCAACAAGATCGACGTCGAGGGTGCCGACCCGACCAAGGTGCGCGGTCAGCTGACCGAGTACGGCCTGGTGGCCGAGGAGTACGGCGGCGACACCATGTTCGTCGACATCTCCGCCAAGCAGGGTCTGCACATCGACTCGCTGCTGGAGGCCGTGATCCTCACGGCCGACGCCTCGCTCGACCTGCGGGCCAACCCGGCCCAGGACGCGCAGGGCATCTCGATCGAGTCCCGCCTCGACCGCGGCCGTGGTGCCGTGGCGACGGTCCTCGTCCAGCGAGGCACGCTGCGGGTCGGCGACACGATGGTCGTGGGCGACGCCTACGGCCGGGTCCGCGCCATGCTCGACGACAACGGCAACAACGTCGCCGAGGCCGGTCCCTCGACGCCGGTGCAGGTCCTGGGCCTGACCAACGTCCCGGGTGCGGGCGACAACTTCCTCGTGGTCGAGGAGGACCGTACGGCCCGCCAGATCGCGGAGAAGCGCGCCGCCCGTGAGCGCAACGCCGCGTTCGCCAAGCGCACGCGCCGCGTGTCGCTGGAGGACCTGGACAAGGTGCTGAAGGCCGGCGAGGTCCAGCAGCTGAACCTGATCATCAAGGGTGACGCTTCCGGTTCCGTCGAGGCCCTCGAGTCCTCCCTGCTCCAGCTGGACGTCGGCGAAGAGGTCGACATCCGCGTCCTGCACCGCGGCGTCGGTGCGGTCACGGAGTCCGACATCGACCTGGCGATGGGCTCCGACGCCATCGTGATCGGCTTCAACGTCCGCGCGGCCGGCCGCGCGGCGCAGATGGCCGAGCGCGAGGGTGTGGACGTCCGGTACTACTCGGTCATCTACCAGGCGATCGAGGAGATCGAGGCGGCCCTCAAGGGCATGCTCAAGCCGGAGTTCGAAGAGGTCGAGCTGGGTACGGCGGAGATCCGCGAGGTCTTCAAGTCGTCCAAGCTGGGCAACATCGCCGGTGTCCTCATCCGCTCCGGCGAGGTCAAGCGCAACACCAAGGCGCGCCTGGTCCGCGACGGCAAGGTCATCGCAGAGAACCTCAACATCGAGGGTCTGCGTCGCTTCAAGGACGACGTCACCGAGATCCGCGAAGGCTACGAGGGTGGTATCAACCTCGGAAACTTCAACGACATCAAGGTCGACGACGTCATCGCGACGTACGAGATGCGGGAGAAGCCGCGGGTGTAA
- a CDS encoding DUF503 domain-containing protein has protein sequence MYVGTLSFDLLLGDVHSLKEKRSVVRPIVAELQRKYAVSAAEVDHMDLHRRAVIGLALVSGDAAHLTDVLDRCERLVAARPEVELLSVRRRFHGEDD, from the coding sequence ATGTACGTGGGGACTCTGTCCTTCGACCTCCTCCTCGGCGACGTCCACTCGCTGAAGGAGAAGCGCTCCGTCGTCCGCCCGATCGTCGCCGAACTCCAGCGGAAGTACGCGGTGAGCGCGGCAGAGGTGGACCACATGGACCTCCACCGGCGAGCGGTCATCGGCCTCGCCCTGGTCTCCGGCGACGCGGCGCACCTCACCGACGTACTCGACCGGTGCGAACGGCTGGTCGCCGCCCGCCCCGAGGTGGAGCTGCTGTCCGTACGACGGCGCTTCCACGGCGAAGACGACTGA
- a CDS encoding aminoglycoside phosphotransferase family protein, with product MAFEPPPRLVRALGETAPAGDDWLARLPAIAEQAVARRELTVERVQVPGGRSSLVVLVRRADGTPAVLKLAPPRARPESERAALAHWGGLGAVQLLERDDEDGVLLLERLHPDVSVRSLPEAKALLEAAGTLRRLWVESPAGAVFETVAERTGRQAAAMRAGAEAEPEVAPLVDAALVAREELVAAPPEHRLLHGTFRQSKVLAGERMPWLAVGPDPVVGECAFDLARLVRDRVEDLIAAPSGPAIVRRRIKRLAESLEVDQDRLRGWTLFRAVESGVRALRVGRPKDGELLLEFAGWL from the coding sequence ATGGCTTTCGAACCGCCGCCGCGCCTGGTACGTGCGCTCGGTGAGACGGCACCGGCCGGGGACGACTGGCTGGCGCGGCTGCCGGCGATCGCGGAACAGGCCGTCGCCCGGCGCGAGTTGACCGTGGAGCGGGTCCAGGTGCCGGGCGGGCGCAGCAGCCTGGTGGTGCTGGTGCGGCGGGCGGACGGCACCCCCGCCGTACTGAAACTGGCCCCGCCCAGGGCCCGTCCGGAGAGTGAGCGGGCGGCGCTGGCGCACTGGGGCGGACTGGGCGCCGTACAGCTGCTGGAACGCGATGACGAGGACGGCGTGCTGCTGCTGGAGCGGCTGCACCCGGATGTGTCGGTGCGGTCACTGCCGGAGGCGAAGGCGCTGCTGGAGGCGGCGGGGACGCTGCGGCGGCTGTGGGTCGAGTCGCCGGCCGGTGCCGTCTTCGAGACCGTCGCCGAGCGCACCGGGCGCCAGGCGGCGGCGATGCGGGCGGGCGCGGAGGCCGAGCCCGAGGTGGCCCCGCTGGTCGACGCGGCGCTCGTGGCCCGCGAGGAACTGGTGGCGGCGCCGCCCGAGCACCGGTTGCTGCACGGTACGTTCCGGCAGAGCAAGGTGCTGGCCGGGGAGCGGATGCCGTGGCTGGCCGTGGGGCCGGATCCGGTGGTCGGCGAGTGTGCCTTCGATCTCGCGCGTCTGGTCCGGGACCGGGTGGAGGACCTGATCGCCGCGCCGTCCGGCCCGGCCATCGTACGGCGGCGGATCAAGCGGCTCGCCGAGTCGCTGGAGGTGGATCAGGACCGTCTGCGTGGCTGGACCCTGTTCCGGGCGGTGGAGTCCGGTGTGCGGGCGCTGCGGGTGGGGCGGCCGAAGGACGGGGAGTTGCTGCTGGAGTTCGCCGGCTGGCTGTAG
- the truB gene encoding tRNA pseudouridine(55) synthase TruB, whose product MTQKHTTPDGLVIVDKPSGFTSHDVVAKMRGIARTRRVGHAGTLDPMATGVLVLGVERATKLLGHLALTEKEYLGTIRLGQNTVTDDAEGEITSSTDASKVTRDAIDAGIAKLTGDIMQVPSKVSAIKIDGVRSYKRAREGEDFEIPARPVTVSSFTVYDVRDAAADDGTPVLDLVVSVVCSSGTYIRALARDLGADLGVGGHLTALRRTRVGPYKIDTAKTLDQLQQELTVMPIAQAAEAAFPRWQVDARRARLLLNGVRLEMPDAYAGAGPVAVFDAEGRFLALVEEHKGKAKRLAVFG is encoded by the coding sequence ATGACCCAGAAGCACACCACGCCCGACGGCCTCGTCATCGTCGACAAGCCGTCGGGCTTCACTTCGCACGACGTGGTCGCCAAGATGCGCGGGATCGCCAGGACCCGCCGCGTCGGCCACGCCGGCACCCTCGACCCGATGGCGACCGGCGTCCTGGTCCTCGGGGTCGAGCGCGCCACCAAGCTCCTCGGGCACCTCGCCCTCACGGAGAAGGAGTACCTGGGCACCATCCGCCTGGGCCAGAACACGGTCACCGACGACGCCGAGGGCGAGATCACCTCGTCCACCGACGCCTCCAAGGTGACCCGGGACGCCATCGACGCCGGGATCGCCAAGCTGACCGGCGACATCATGCAGGTCCCCTCCAAGGTCAGCGCCATCAAGATCGACGGCGTACGGTCGTACAAGCGGGCCCGCGAGGGCGAGGACTTCGAGATCCCCGCCCGGCCGGTGACGGTCTCCTCCTTCACGGTGTACGACGTCCGGGACGCCGCCGCCGACGACGGCACCCCGGTCCTCGACCTGGTCGTCTCCGTCGTCTGCTCCTCCGGCACCTACATCCGCGCCCTCGCCCGTGACCTGGGCGCCGACCTCGGTGTCGGCGGCCACCTCACCGCGCTGCGCCGGACCCGCGTCGGGCCGTACAAGATCGATACGGCGAAGACGCTGGACCAGCTCCAGCAGGAGCTGACCGTGATGCCGATCGCCCAGGCCGCCGAGGCCGCGTTCCCGCGCTGGCAGGTGGACGCCCGGCGCGCCCGGCTGCTGCTGAACGGCGTCCGGCTGGAGATGCCCGACGCGTACGCGGGCGCCGGTCCCGTCGCCGTGTTCGACGCCGAGGGCCGCTTCCTCGCGCTCGTGGAGGAGCACAAGGGCAAGGCCAAGAGGCTGGCCGTCTTCGGCTGA
- a CDS encoding YlxR family protein: MSGRTHARACPERTCVGCRERAAKNDLLRIVRIEDACAPDPRGTLPGRGAYVHPALVCLDQAVRRRAFPRALRAPGPLDTKALRHHVEQTTVAEQATP, encoded by the coding sequence GTGTCTGGCCGGACGCACGCCCGAGCATGCCCTGAGCGCACCTGTGTGGGGTGCCGGGAGCGGGCGGCCAAGAACGATCTCTTGCGGATCGTGAGGATCGAGGACGCATGCGCCCCCGATCCTCGCGGTACGCTGCCCGGCCGGGGTGCCTATGTGCACCCCGCCCTGGTCTGTCTCGACCAGGCGGTTCGCCGCCGGGCGTTCCCGCGGGCACTGCGCGCCCCGGGGCCGCTCGACACAAAGGCGTTGCGCCATCACGTCGAGCAGACAACAGTTGCCGAGCAGGCAACACCGTAA
- the rbfA gene encoding 30S ribosome-binding factor RbfA, which produces MADNARAKRLADLIREVVAQKLQRGIKDPRLGSHVTITDTRVTGDLREATVFYTVYGDEEERKAAAAGLESAKGILRSEVGRAAGVKFTPTLTFVADALPDTARTIEDLLDKARQSDAKVREASAGASYAAGADPYRKPADEDTTETDGDAAE; this is translated from the coding sequence GTGGCCGACAACGCGCGGGCTAAAAGGCTGGCGGACCTCATCCGGGAGGTGGTGGCCCAGAAGCTGCAGCGCGGGATCAAGGACCCGCGGCTCGGCTCGCACGTCACCATCACGGACACCCGGGTCACGGGTGACCTGCGGGAGGCGACCGTCTTCTACACGGTCTACGGCGACGAGGAGGAGCGGAAGGCCGCGGCTGCGGGCCTGGAGAGCGCCAAGGGCATCCTGCGCTCCGAGGTCGGACGCGCGGCCGGTGTGAAGTTCACGCCGACCCTGACCTTCGTCGCGGACGCCCTGCCGGACACCGCCCGGACCATCGAGGACCTCCTCGACAAGGCACGGCAGTCCGACGCGAAGGTCCGCGAGGCCTCCGCGGGCGCGTCCTACGCGGCCGGCGCGGACCCGTACCGCAAGCCGGCCGACGAGGACACGACCGAGACGGACGGCGACGCCGCGGAATGA
- a CDS encoding bifunctional riboflavin kinase/FAD synthetase, translating to MQRWRGLEDIPQDWGRSVVTIGSYDGVHRGHQLIIRHAVDRARELGVPAVVVTFDPHPSEVVRPGSHPPLLAPHHRRAELMGELGVDAVLILPFTTEFSKLSPAEFVVKVLVDKLHAKAVVEGPNFRFGHKAAGNVEFLAEQGKVYDFEVEVVDLYVTGEAGGGLPFSSTLTRRLVAEGDVEGAREILGRPHRVEGVVVRGAQRGREMGFPTANVETLPHTAIPADGVYAGYLHVEGEAMPAAISVGTNPQFDGTERTVEAYAIDRVGLDLYGLHVAVDFLAYVRGQARFDTLEALLEQIAADVKRCREIVAAEA from the coding sequence GTGCAGCGCTGGCGTGGCTTGGAGGACATCCCCCAGGACTGGGGGCGCAGCGTCGTCACCATCGGTTCCTACGACGGCGTCCACCGCGGCCACCAGCTGATCATCAGGCATGCGGTCGACCGCGCCCGCGAGCTGGGCGTCCCCGCCGTCGTGGTCACCTTCGACCCGCACCCCAGCGAGGTCGTCCGTCCCGGCAGCCACCCGCCGCTGCTCGCCCCGCACCACCGCCGCGCCGAGCTGATGGGGGAACTGGGCGTGGACGCGGTCCTGATCCTCCCCTTCACCACCGAGTTCTCGAAGCTCTCGCCCGCCGAGTTCGTGGTCAAGGTCCTGGTGGACAAGCTGCACGCGAAGGCGGTCGTCGAGGGCCCGAACTTCCGCTTCGGCCACAAGGCGGCCGGCAATGTGGAGTTCCTCGCCGAGCAGGGCAAGGTCTACGACTTCGAGGTCGAGGTCGTCGACCTGTACGTCACCGGCGAGGCGGGCGGCGGCCTGCCGTTCTCCTCGACGCTGACCCGCCGTCTGGTAGCCGAGGGCGATGTCGAGGGCGCCCGCGAGATCCTGGGCCGCCCGCACCGCGTGGAGGGCGTGGTCGTCCGCGGCGCCCAGCGCGGCCGCGAAATGGGCTTCCCGACCGCCAACGTCGAGACGCTCCCGCACACCGCCATCCCCGCCGACGGCGTCTACGCCGGCTATCTGCACGTCGAAGGCGAGGCCATGCCGGCCGCGATCTCCGTGGGCACGAACCCGCAGTTCGACGGAACCGAACGCACGGTGGAGGCGTACGCCATCGACCGCGTCGGACTCGACCTGTACGGCCTGCACGTCGCCGTCGACTTCCTCGCCTACGTGCGCGGTCAGGCGAGGTTCGACACGCTGGAGGCCCTCCTGGAGCAGATCGCCGCGGATGTGAAGCGGTGCCGGGAGATCGTGGCGGCGGAGGCGTAG
- the rimP gene encoding ribosome maturation factor RimP: MSTTQSERLRELLEPLVTSQGLDLEEIAVDSVGRKRVLRVVVDSDTGADLDAIADVSRALSAKLDETNAMGDAAYDLEVGTPGAERLLTEHRHYVRATGRLVKFQLTEGGELIARILKVDEDGLDVEVPGVKGRKATGRRLGFPEIARARVQVEFSRKDKTDDTDEKEMKEEEEA, from the coding sequence ATGAGCACCACCCAGAGCGAGAGGCTGCGAGAGCTGCTGGAACCGCTCGTCACCTCCCAGGGGCTGGATCTCGAAGAGATCGCCGTGGACTCCGTAGGACGCAAGCGGGTGCTGCGCGTGGTCGTCGACTCCGACACGGGAGCCGATCTGGACGCCATCGCCGATGTGAGCCGTGCGCTCTCGGCGAAGCTCGACGAGACCAACGCGATGGGTGACGCGGCGTACGACCTGGAGGTCGGAACCCCCGGCGCGGAGCGCCTCCTCACCGAGCACCGGCACTACGTGCGCGCCACCGGCCGGCTCGTGAAGTTCCAGCTGACCGAGGGCGGCGAGCTGATCGCCCGGATCCTGAAGGTCGACGAGGACGGTCTGGACGTCGAGGTGCCCGGGGTCAAGGGCCGCAAGGCCACCGGCCGCAGGCTCGGCTTCCCGGAGATCGCCAGGGCGCGGGTGCAGGTCGAGTTCAGCCGCAAAGACAAGACCGACGACACGGACGAGAAGGAAATGAAGGAAGAGGAGGAGGCGTAG
- a CDS encoding ferritin-like domain-containing protein, whose protein sequence is MSERAKAAELTALQAALAAEHAAVYGYGVVGGRIGAARRAEARAAYNAHRARRDALTRDVRDLGGQPVAANAAYALPFPVPDQTAAVRLAAQLEERVAGVYADLVRAATGERRGAAAAALREAAVRAVRWSGQSVAFPGLAERAGEPAGAAGTAPSPSAPVSP, encoded by the coding sequence GTGAGCGAGAGGGCGAAGGCGGCCGAACTGACCGCGCTGCAGGCGGCGCTGGCCGCGGAGCACGCGGCGGTGTACGGATACGGCGTCGTCGGCGGCCGGATCGGCGCCGCGCGACGGGCCGAGGCACGGGCGGCGTACAACGCCCACCGCGCGCGCCGGGACGCACTGACCCGCGATGTCCGCGACCTGGGCGGGCAGCCGGTCGCCGCGAACGCCGCGTACGCGCTGCCGTTCCCGGTGCCGGACCAGACCGCGGCCGTACGGCTGGCGGCACAGCTGGAGGAGCGGGTGGCCGGTGTGTACGCCGACCTGGTGCGGGCGGCGACGGGCGAGCGGCGCGGTGCGGCCGCGGCGGCGCTGCGGGAGGCAGCGGTGCGCGCGGTGCGCTGGAGCGGGCAGAGCGTAGCCTTCCCTGGGCTCGCCGAGCGGGCCGGCGAGCCGGCGGGCGCGGCCGGTACCGCGCCGTCGCCCTCCGCCCCGGTGTCGCCGTGA